One Manihot esculenta cultivar AM560-2 chromosome 6, M.esculenta_v8, whole genome shotgun sequence DNA segment encodes these proteins:
- the LOC110616879 gene encoding uncharacterized protein LOC110616879 isoform X1: MESPKDRSKCNPSEESSIAVSFQLDPLVSSNGNNNPSENNPQEQQRKPNTNNENNKSSKALAKGSSLMLASIIKDFDSKAQDTLKSQDHLNCIIDRHTRELDQLLEDALLPFVMQHAAKISGVRMRVSSLNSLLKSIQRRIDNIDLILSVSSPQEKGRAELMEAHTCYKQNIKQWSQLFVFFFSFFN, from the exons ATGGAATCCCCAAAAGACCGCAGCAAGTGCAATCCCAGCGAGGAAAGTAGTATTGCTGTTTCTTTTCAATTAGACCCTTTGGTTTCCTCTAATGGAAATAACAATCCAAGTGAAAACAACCCTCAAGAACAGCAACGTAAGCCCAACACTAACAACGAAAACAACAAGAGCAGCAAAGCGTTGGCCAAGGGTTCATCTCTGATGCTTGCTAGTATTATCAAGGACTTCGATTCTAAAGCTCAGGATACTCTCAAAAGTCAGGACCACCTCAATTGCATCATAGATCGTCATACCCGAG AGCTCGATCAATTGTTAGAAGATGCGCTCTTGCCGTTCGTTATGCAACATGCTGCAAAGATTTCAGGAGTTAGAATGAGAGTTTCGTCATTGAACTCTCTCTTAAAATCTATACAACGCCGTATCGATAATATTGATCTGATTCTATCTGTGAGCTCCCCACAAG AGAAGGGGCGTGCTGAGCTAATGGAAGCGCATACCTGCTACAAACAAAACATCAAGCAATGGAGTCAactttttgtcttttttttttccttttttaattgA
- the LOC110616879 gene encoding ABC transporter G family member 5 isoform X5 → MESPKDRSKCNPSEESSIAVSFQLDPLVSSNGNNNPSENNPQEQQRKPNTNNENNKSSKALAKGSSLMLASIIKDFDSKAQDTLKSQDHLNCIIDRHTREKGRAELMEAHTCYKQNIKQWSQLFVFFFSFFN, encoded by the exons ATGGAATCCCCAAAAGACCGCAGCAAGTGCAATCCCAGCGAGGAAAGTAGTATTGCTGTTTCTTTTCAATTAGACCCTTTGGTTTCCTCTAATGGAAATAACAATCCAAGTGAAAACAACCCTCAAGAACAGCAACGTAAGCCCAACACTAACAACGAAAACAACAAGAGCAGCAAAGCGTTGGCCAAGGGTTCATCTCTGATGCTTGCTAGTATTATCAAGGACTTCGATTCTAAAGCTCAGGATACTCTCAAAAGTCAGGACCACCTCAATTGCATCATAGATCGTCATACCCGAG AGAAGGGGCGTGCTGAGCTAATGGAAGCGCATACCTGCTACAAACAAAACATCAAGCAATGGAGTCAactttttgtcttttttttttccttttttaattgA
- the LOC110616879 gene encoding uncharacterized protein LOC110616879 isoform X3, with protein MESPKDRSKCNPSEESSIAVSFQLDPLVSSNGNNNPSENNPQEQQRKPNTNNENNKSSKALAKGSSLMLASIIKDFDSKAQDTLKSQDHLNCIIDRHTRELDQLLEDALLPFVMQHAAKISGVRMRVSSLNSLLKSIQRRIDNIDLILSVSSPQVKDA; from the exons ATGGAATCCCCAAAAGACCGCAGCAAGTGCAATCCCAGCGAGGAAAGTAGTATTGCTGTTTCTTTTCAATTAGACCCTTTGGTTTCCTCTAATGGAAATAACAATCCAAGTGAAAACAACCCTCAAGAACAGCAACGTAAGCCCAACACTAACAACGAAAACAACAAGAGCAGCAAAGCGTTGGCCAAGGGTTCATCTCTGATGCTTGCTAGTATTATCAAGGACTTCGATTCTAAAGCTCAGGATACTCTCAAAAGTCAGGACCACCTCAATTGCATCATAGATCGTCATACCCGAG AGCTCGATCAATTGTTAGAAGATGCGCTCTTGCCGTTCGTTATGCAACATGCTGCAAAGATTTCAGGAGTTAGAATGAGAGTTTCGTCATTGAACTCTCTCTTAAAATCTATACAACGCCGTATCGATAATATTGATCTGATTCTATCTGTGAGCTCCCCACAAG TAAAGGACGCGTGA
- the LOC110616879 gene encoding uncharacterized protein LOC110616879 isoform X4: MESPKDRSKCNPSEESSIAVSFQLDPLVSSNGNNNPSENNPQEQQRKPNTNNENNKSSKALAKGSSLMLASIIKDFDSKAQDTLKSQDHLNCIIDRHTRELDQLLEDALLPFVMQHAAKISGVRMRVSSLNSLLKSIQRRIDNIDLILSVSSPQAAK; the protein is encoded by the exons ATGGAATCCCCAAAAGACCGCAGCAAGTGCAATCCCAGCGAGGAAAGTAGTATTGCTGTTTCTTTTCAATTAGACCCTTTGGTTTCCTCTAATGGAAATAACAATCCAAGTGAAAACAACCCTCAAGAACAGCAACGTAAGCCCAACACTAACAACGAAAACAACAAGAGCAGCAAAGCGTTGGCCAAGGGTTCATCTCTGATGCTTGCTAGTATTATCAAGGACTTCGATTCTAAAGCTCAGGATACTCTCAAAAGTCAGGACCACCTCAATTGCATCATAGATCGTCATACCCGAG AGCTCGATCAATTGTTAGAAGATGCGCTCTTGCCGTTCGTTATGCAACATGCTGCAAAGATTTCAGGAGTTAGAATGAGAGTTTCGTCATTGAACTCTCTCTTAAAATCTATACAACGCCGTATCGATAATATTGATCTGATTCTATCTGTGAGCTCCCCACAAG CTGCAAAATAG
- the LOC110616879 gene encoding uncharacterized protein LOC110616879 isoform X2, whose product MESPKDRSKCNPSEESSIAVSFQLDPLVSSNGNNNPSENNPQEQQRKPNTNNENNKSSKALAKGSSLMLASIIKDFDSKAQDTLKSQDHLNCIIDRHTRELDQLLEDALLPFVMQHAAKISGVRMRVSSLNSLLKSIQRRIDNIDLILSVSSPQDKQSHGQCVH is encoded by the exons ATGGAATCCCCAAAAGACCGCAGCAAGTGCAATCCCAGCGAGGAAAGTAGTATTGCTGTTTCTTTTCAATTAGACCCTTTGGTTTCCTCTAATGGAAATAACAATCCAAGTGAAAACAACCCTCAAGAACAGCAACGTAAGCCCAACACTAACAACGAAAACAACAAGAGCAGCAAAGCGTTGGCCAAGGGTTCATCTCTGATGCTTGCTAGTATTATCAAGGACTTCGATTCTAAAGCTCAGGATACTCTCAAAAGTCAGGACCACCTCAATTGCATCATAGATCGTCATACCCGAG AGCTCGATCAATTGTTAGAAGATGCGCTCTTGCCGTTCGTTATGCAACATGCTGCAAAGATTTCAGGAGTTAGAATGAGAGTTTCGTCATTGAACTCTCTCTTAAAATCTATACAACGCCGTATCGATAATATTGATCTGATTCTATCTGTGAGCTCCCCACAAG ACAAACAATCACACGGTCAATGTGTTCACTAA
- the LOC110616879 gene encoding ABC transporter G family member 5 isoform X6 has protein sequence MESPKDRSKCNPSEESSIAVSFQLDPLVSSNGNNNPSENNPQEQQRKPNTNNENNKSSKALAKGSSLMLASIIKDFDSKAQDTLKSQDHLNCIIDRHTRVSLNGIRARSIVRRCALAVRYATCCKDFRS, from the exons ATGGAATCCCCAAAAGACCGCAGCAAGTGCAATCCCAGCGAGGAAAGTAGTATTGCTGTTTCTTTTCAATTAGACCCTTTGGTTTCCTCTAATGGAAATAACAATCCAAGTGAAAACAACCCTCAAGAACAGCAACGTAAGCCCAACACTAACAACGAAAACAACAAGAGCAGCAAAGCGTTGGCCAAGGGTTCATCTCTGATGCTTGCTAGTATTATCAAGGACTTCGATTCTAAAGCTCAGGATACTCTCAAAAGTCAGGACCACCTCAATTGCATCATAGATCGTCATACCCGAG TTTCTTTGAATGGTATTAGAGCTCGATCAATTGTTAGAAGATGCGCTCTTGCCGTTCGTTATGCAACATGCTGCAAAGATTTCAGGAGTTAG
- the LOC122723788 gene encoding SEED MATURATION PROTEIN 1: MAKSKDDIKYGTAQAKLSEDESLRVRYKHGTPLEGGKIADSETVDLFSSAHNIPNTASKSNPSDSTTQSHNKSAEGNAPTG; encoded by the coding sequence ATGGCGAAGAGTAAGGATGATATAAAGTATGGGACTGCACAGGCAAAGCTTTCTGAAGATGAATCTCTAAGGGTGAGATACAAGCATGGCACTCCACTTGAAGGAGGAAAAATTGCAGATTCTGAGACTGTTGATCTCTTTTCAAGTGCTCATAATATTCCCAATACTGCCTCCAAATCCAATCCCTCAGATTCCACCACTCAATCTCATAATAAAAGTGCTGAAGGAAATGCCCCCACCGGTTGA